The following coding sequences lie in one Spinacia oleracea cultivar Varoflay chromosome 1, BTI_SOV_V1, whole genome shotgun sequence genomic window:
- the LOC110775217 gene encoding protein tesmin/TSO1-like CXC 5 — protein MERGEMAAMTAATTSSLSEFAPRKLARQLDFTPVLSAPVQKSPAQQLSVHQLPVQAVQRAVHPAPRPALAVTVKPEPPSSQPPATVADGKDGTPKKQKQCNCKNSRCLKLYCECFASGTYCDGCNCINCHNSMDHEAARQEAIVATLERNPNAFRPKIANSPHGSRISKPETGPAQLLGKHNKGCNCKKSGCLKKYCECFQANILCSDNCKCIDCKNFEGSEERQALFHGNSYNSMVYQAANAAINGAIGSSGYGNLPGSRKRRSQDPFIGMYNNQPFYHNGHYMQQNHVKSTTSSLPSEPASRTASSQAASKITYRSPLAGVIQPQDVKELCSLLVIVSKEAAQTFVDKNSNIDNQERDEANTYGCIEIKEKVNDQKESQTEKGALQNESTDEQAVRVCTDNSGLDESDALNGRPTSPGTMALMCYEQETVLMEEGSTGPTANSQNITPERAETSSGQKATSSFVEQERVVLTNFRDFLNRLITCGSIKETICSSLVKNEAGSQGPSLKTDALNDMPLSNGTVKPFVPIANHASATTTGGVAFSSVNAFAQHNRLPMENGVLKPKIEKAV, from the exons ATGGAGAGAGGAGAAATGGCGGCGATGACAGCGGCAACGACGTCATCTTTATCAGAATTTGCTCCGAGGAAGTTAGCTCGGCAATTGGATTTTACGCCGGTTTTATCAGCTCCGGTTCAGAAATCACCGGCTCAACAGTTATCGGTTCATCAATTACCAGTTCAGGCGGTTCAGCGAGCAGTACATCCCGCACCAAGGCCAGCATTGGCGGTGACAGT CAAGCCAGAGCCTCCAAGTTCTCAGCCACCAGCTACTGTTGCTGATGGCAAAGATGGCACTCCAAAGAAGCAAAAGCAATGTAATTGCAAAAATTCTAGGTGTTTGAAACT GTACTGCGAATGCTTTGCCTCTGGGACTTATTGTGATGGATGCAACTGCATAAATTGTCACAATAGTATGGATCATGAGGCTGCAAGGCAAGAAGCTATTGTAGCAACCCTGGAGCGCAACCCTAATGCATTCAGACCTAAGATTGCAAATAGCCCACATGGATCCCGGATAAGTAAG CCAGAAACAGGGCCAGCACAGCTGTTAGGAAAACATAATAAGGGATGCAATTGTAAAAAATCAGGGTGCCTCAAGAAATACTGCGAGTGCTTCCAAGCAAATATTCTTTGTTCCGACAACTGTAAATGCATTGATTGCAAGAATTTTGAGGGAAGCGAGGAGAGACAAGCTCTCTTCCATGGTAACAGCTACAATTCTATGGTATACCAAGCGGCAAATGCAGCAATCAATGGCGCTATTGGGTCCTCTGGCTATGGGAACCTTCCAGGATCAAGAAAGAGGAGAAGCCAGGACCCCTTTATTGGCATGTACAATAATCAGCCTTTTTATCATAATGGACATTATATGCAG CAAAATCATGTGAAATCTACCACTTCATCTCTTCCATCTGAGCCTGCCTCACGTACGGCTAGTTCTCAAGCTGCCTCAAAAATCACGTACAG GTCTCCACTAGCTGGGGTTATTCAACCACAGGACGTGAAAGAGCTTTGTTCTCTTTTGGTGATAGTTTCAAAGGAGGCAGCACAGACTTTTGTAG ATAAAAACAGCAACATAGACAATCAAGAGAGGGATGAAGCTAATACTTATGGTTGTATTGAAATAAAAGAGAAGGTGAATGATCAAAAAGAGTCTCAAACTGAGAAAGGTGCTCTGCAGAACGAGTCAACAGATGAGCAAGCCGTTAGAGTTTGTACAGACAATTCTGGGTTGGATGAAAGTGATGCGCTAAATGGAAGGCCAACATCTCCTGGAACAATGGCACTGATGTGTTATGAACAGGAAACTGTACTGATGGAGGAGGGTTCAACAGGACCAACTGCCAATAGCCAAAACATAACTCCTGAGAGGGCTGAGACATCCAGTGGGCAGAAGGCCACAAGTAGTTTTGTGGAACAAGAAAGGGTGGTGTTGACCAATTTCCGTGATTTTCTCAACCGGCTGATAACTTGTGGTAGCATCAAag AAACAATTTGTTCTTCCCTAGTGAAAAATGAAGCAGGAAGTCAAGGACCATCCTTAAAGACTGATGCTCTAAATGATATGCCTCTCAGTAATGGCACTGTAAAACCATTTGTTCCGATTGCTAACCATGCATCAGCCACAACAACAGGTGGAGTTGCTTTTAGTTCCGTTAATGCTTTTGCGCAGCATAACCGGCTTCCTATGGAAAATGGCGTTTTAAAACCTAAGATTGAGAAAGCTGTTTAG
- the LOC110806033 gene encoding uncharacterized protein, whose translation MGIETSAQARKWKVEDLIDKDNNIWKGSVIRQRFEWRDAKDILAMDLPRCPTSDFVYWKHNSKGKYTVKSGYEVLLERRSMGEDKMEEGALESLKIIWRSNILPKWKVFIWRITYDALAVNYNLKRRGIDIDSQCDYCGFEEEDSHHIFRTCSVARLAWTLYQPQVQTDDDEPMSVVKWVQRNIRLFYSKDEVDNKKLEEFVIMLWSLWVTRNGRVFRNIGGHVASVLFQAKEAMKCLQTFKNRSLVEAEDKDPSCPPGFHFVNLGENKHLYTNFVLQVDGSWEKETKRAGWGWAYKDGRNRNNVGVAHNIANKCRKEGLMFSNRI comes from the exons ATGG GAATTGAAACATCAGCTCAAGCAAGGAAATGGAAGGTAGAGGATCTCATTGATAAGGACAACAACATTTGGAAAGGCTCTGTGATTCGACAACGTTTCGAGTGGAGGGATGCAAAGGATATATTAGCAATGGACCTTCCCAGATGCCCAACCTCTGATTTTGTTTATTGGAAACATAACTCTAAGGGGAAATATACGGTTAAATCGGGCTATGAGGTGCTCTTGGAAAGGAGGTCTATGGGGGAAGACAAAATGGAGGAGGGAGCTTTGGAATCCCTTAAAATTATTTGGAGAAGCAATATCCTCCCCAAATGGAAAGTCTTTATATGGAGGATAACGTATGATGCTTTAGCTGTTAACTATAACCTGAAAAGGAGAGGAATTGATATCGACAGTCAATGTGACTATTGTGGCTTTGAGGAAGAGGATTCCCACCATATTTTTCGAACTTGTAGTGTGGCCAGGCTAGCTTGGACGCTATATCAACCACAAGTTCAAACAGATGATGATGAGCCCATGAGTGTTGTAAAATGGGTTCAGAGAAATATCCGGTTGTTTTATAGCAAGGATGAAGTGGATAACAAGAAACTAGAAGAATTCGTGATCATGCTTTGGAGTTTGTGGGTCACGAGAAATGGAAGAGTGTTTAGAAATATTGGGGGTCATGTGGCGTCAGTTTTGTTTCAAGCGAAGGAAGCGATGAAATGTTTGCAAACATTTAAGAATAGGTCACTTGTGGAAGCTGAGGATAAGGATCCTAGCTGCCCTCCAGGCTTTCATTTTGTAAACTTGGGGGAGAACAAACACCTTTATACTAACTTTGTTCTGCAGGTTGATGGTTCGTGGGAAAAGGAAACCAAGCGGGCTGGGTGGGGTTGGGCTTACAAGGACGGGAGaa ACAGGAACAACGTTGGTGTAGCGCACAACATCGCAAACAAATGCAGAAAAGAAGGTCTCATGTTTAGTAATAGAATATAA